The following coding sequences lie in one Arachis hypogaea cultivar Tifrunner chromosome 4, arahy.Tifrunner.gnm2.J5K5, whole genome shotgun sequence genomic window:
- the LOC112797108 gene encoding protein SIEL isoform X4: MVLLAMPFSNNTPESIQPISMQTFTSMMNEILNPSTPKSTVSSIFKTLIHSLLHSPESHHSQILKLIADLSSHHPSLAQLALDSLQSMLPQLTDPPSQLTIEYLDALVNISERPVEVDDSLFTSICLAASFPVRLWMVRNSGCRVMVRPELLYPVLMGMTKEPYPCLREEALEALVRLGECAVFEEVSLVKGCYERGVQLLSDNEDCVRISAVRVVALWGLMLASFNVDTKTYWSNEVFAMLCSVVRDMNMKVRVEVFNGLGKMEIVSKELLMQSLSKRVLVLDQSPTEQFVLLASNVAGALVHGVEDEFFEVRKSVCQSLRTLTVLSVEFAHAALNLLMDVLNDYKVEVRFQALETMHHMAINHCLELQENYMHKFLDVLEDNSSEVRFSARKIVRLMKLRNHLLFKSTMDVLLKNLDSYPQDEADIFSVLSHLGRNHKQFVDLIANEIADEVEASFEGNREFNSARMAALLVLSISAPFLNADVCPIPPVIFSFAATFLSRICCAFSDVMNRDTLLEYLIQKSSSMVQPEVNISNGEGQNPLAKDDVQNVAGNEMIHSEITINNGEGQLPLSKYNVQNVALEMKPPNDVGQHKRPVHDSVVLTYINYILVKLPNIWPKVQSCSANEVLCSLRHWKEELTSLTFDSSAPADASAFALLYLKIIKLVVEVWDHLVRKTEVVSGTVELEDKLEKLDGRAKELMNRFIGFSAEEEISVLELILLTYTLRLCRSEICSRNFIFKRMTIIYLRTESFLKLRSDVASGFVAELGSLIRESSNGGASCSSLAFDNCLKLFSPKRLMIREGIRHRRAELSIPNNCPDYPLPFAPGLTASIPCDITIHNISSNCRAWVRMCINDGFTQHVYLDLQSFEVSGEVRKISYAVPYYRTPELDSFNLKVCIGLESLFENVTPVQAHGGPKCELVLLCEEKIVYLSRVL; this comes from the exons ATGGTTCTTCTTGCCATGCCTTTTAGC AACAACACACCAGAATCCATACAACCAATTTCCATGCAGACCTTCACTTCAATGATGAACGAAATTCTAAACCCTTCAACACCAAAAAGCACGGTTTCATCAATCTTCAAAACCCTAATCCACTCCCTCCTCCATTCTCCAGAATCACACCACAGCCAAATCCTCAAGCTCATAGCTGACCTCTCTTCCCACCACCCTTCCCTTGCCCAACTCGCCCTTGACTCGCTCCAATCCATGTTGCCTCAACTCACCGACCCGCCGAGTCAACTCACCATTGAGTACCTAGATGCACTTGTCAACATCTCGGAGAGGCCCGTGGAGGTTGACGACTCTCTCTTCACGTCGATATGCCTGGCGGCATCGTTTCCGGTGAGGCTTTGGATGGTGAGGAATTCAGGTTGCCGGGTCATGGTTCGACCCGAGTTGTTGTACCCGGTTCTGATGGGGATGACAAAGGAGCCTTACCCATGTTTGAGGGAGGAAGCATTGGAAGCATTGGTTCGGTTGGGAGAGTGTGCAGTTTTTGAGGAGGTAAGCTTGGTGAAAGGTTGCTATGAGCGTGGTGTTCAGCTTCTAAGTGATAACGAAGATTGCGTGAGGATCTCTGCTGTTCGAGTT GTAGCTCTATGGGGCCTGATGTTAGCATCTTTTAATGTAGATACGAAGACCTATTGGTCCAACGAAGTATTTGCCATG CTCTGTTCTGTGGTGAGAGATATGAACATGAAGGTCAGGGTTGAAGTTTTTAATGGCCTTGGAAAGATGGAAATAGTATCCAAGGAACTTCTTATGCAAAGCTTGTCAAAGAGGGTTTTAGTTTTGGATCAAAGCCCAACTGAACAATTTGTGCTGCTTGCAAGTAATGTCGCTGGTGCACTAGTTCATGGGGTTGAGGATGAGTTCTTTGAG GTCCGGAAGTCTGTATGCCAGTCCTTACGCACCCTGACGGTACTCTCAGTTGAGTTTGCTCATGCAGCCTTAAACTTGTTAATGGATGTCTTGAATGATTATAAAGTGGAAGTTCGGTTCCAAGCTTTAGAAACTATGCATCACATGGCAATCAATCATTGTCTAGAGCTTCAGGAAAATTACATGCATAAG TTTCTTGATGTTCTAGAGGACAATAGTAGTGAAGTGAGATTTTCTGCCAGGAAAATAGTTCGACTAATGAAGCTAAGAAATCATTTGTTGTTCAAATCAACTATGGATGTTCTTCTAAAAAATTTAGACAGCTATCCACAG GATGAAGCTGATATATTTTCTGTTCTCTCTCATCTTGGCCGAAATCACAAGCAATTTGTAGATTTAATTGCAAATGAAATCGCTGATGAG GTAGAAGCAAGTTTTGAAGGAAATAGAGAATTTAATAGTGCAAGGATGGCTGCTCTGTTAGTCCTATCTATATCTGCTCCATTCTTGAATGCAGATGTTTGCCCTATACCAccagtaatattttcttttgcgGCTACATTTTTAAGTAGGATTTGTTGCGCCTTTAGCGATGTCATGAATCGGGACACCCTCTTGGAGTACCTTATTCAGAAAAGCAGCTCGATGGTGCAACCTGAAGTAAATATTAGTAATGGGGAAGGACAGAATCCCTTGGCCAAAGACGATGTTCAAAATGTTGCTGGCAATGAGATGATTCATTCTGAAATAACTATCAACAATGGGGAAGGACAGTTGCCTTTATCCAAATACAATGTTCAAAATGTTGCTTTGGAAATGAAGCCGCCAAATGATGTAGGCCAACATAAGCGGCCAGTGCATGATAGTGTTGTTCTAACCTACATAAATTACATCCTTGTGAAGCTCCCTAATATATGGCCAAAGGTACAATCTTGTTCTGCAAACGAAGTGCTATGTTCCTTGAG GCATTGGAAGGAAGAATTGACATCTTTGACATTTGACTCTTCTGCTCCTGCTGATGCTTCAGCATTTGCTTTATTGTATCTTAAAATAATAAAGTTGGTCGTAGAAGTCTGGGATCACTTGGTGCGAAAAACGGAGGTGGTCTCTGGAACGGTTGAATTGGAAGACAAGTTGGAAAAGCTTGACGGGAGGGCTAAAGAATTGATGAATCGTTTTATAGGTTTCTCTGCAGAAGAGGAAATCTCTGTTCTGGAGCTAATTTTGTTGACTTACACCCTCAGGCTTTGCAGATCTGAAATCTGCAGTCGCAATTTCATATTCAAGAGGATGACGATCATATACTTACGCACCGAGTCATTCCTTAAATTGAGATCAGATGTTGCTTCCGGTTTTGTAGCTGAACTTGGGAGCTTAATACGTGAAAGTAGCAACGGTGGAGCTTCCTGCAGTTCACTTGCATTTGATAACTGTCTAAAGTTGTTCTCCCCGAAGCGGTTGATGATTCGGGAAGGAATCAGACATAGAAGGGCAGAACTAAGTATTCCTAACAATTGCCCTGACTATCCTCTTCCCTTTGCACCAGGACTAACTGCTAGTATACCATGTGACATAACAATACATAACATTTCAAGCAACTGCAGAGCCTGGGTTAGAATGTGTATAAATGATGGCTTTACACAACATGTCTACTTAGATTTGCAAAGTTTTGAAGTATCTGGAGAGGTGAGAAAAATTTCTTATGCTGTGCCATATTACAGAACCCCAGAACTTGATTCTTTCAACTTGAAGGTTTGCATTGGTTTAGAATCTTTGTTTGAGAATGTTACTCCAGTCCAGGCACATGGGGGCCCAAAATGTGAACTGGTACTTCTATGTGAAGAGAAAATAGTTTATCTTTCGAGGGTCTTATAA
- the LOC112797108 gene encoding protein SIEL isoform X1, with product MLCCSVNFLFLCFFLQNNTPESIQPISMQTFTSMMNEILNPSTPKSTVSSIFKTLIHSLLHSPESHHSQILKLIADLSSHHPSLAQLALDSLQSMLPQLTDPPSQLTIEYLDALVNISERPVEVDDSLFTSICLAASFPVRLWMVRNSGCRVMVRPELLYPVLMGMTKEPYPCLREEALEALVRLGECAVFEEVSLVKGCYERGVQLLSDNEDCVRISAVRVLYVFQVALWGLMLASFNVDTKTYWSNEVFAMLCSVVRDMNMKVRVEVFNGLGKMEIVSKELLMQSLSKRVLVLDQSPTEQFVLLASNVAGALVHGVEDEFFEVRKSVCQSLRTLTVLSVEFAHAALNLLMDVLNDYKVEVRFQALETMHHMAINHCLELQENYMHKFLDVLEDNSSEVRFSARKIVRLMKLRNHLLFKSTMDVLLKNLDSYPQDEADIFSVLSHLGRNHKQFVDLIANEIADEVEASFEGNREFNSARMAALLVLSISAPFLNADVCPIPPVIFSFAATFLSRICCAFSDVMNRDTLLEYLIQKSSSMVQPEVNISNGEGQNPLAKDDVQNVAGNEMIHSEITINNGEGQLPLSKYNVQNVALEMKPPNDVGQHKRPVHDSVVLTYINYILVKLPNIWPKVQSCSANEVLCSLRHWKEELTSLTFDSSAPADASAFALLYLKIIKLVVEVWDHLVRKTEVVSGTVELEDKLEKLDGRAKELMNRFIGFSAEEEISVLELILLTYTLRLCRSEICSRNFIFKRMTIIYLRTESFLKLRSDVASGFVAELGSLIRESSNGGASCSSLAFDNCLKLFSPKRLMIREGIRHRRAELSIPNNCPDYPLPFAPGLTASIPCDITIHNISSNCRAWVRMCINDGFTQHVYLDLQSFEVSGEVRKISYAVPYYRTPELDSFNLKVCIGLESLFENVTPVQAHGGPKCELVLLCEEKIVYLSRVL from the exons ATGTTATGTTGCTCGgtaaattttctctttttgtgttttttcctACAGAACAACACACCAGAATCCATACAACCAATTTCCATGCAGACCTTCACTTCAATGATGAACGAAATTCTAAACCCTTCAACACCAAAAAGCACGGTTTCATCAATCTTCAAAACCCTAATCCACTCCCTCCTCCATTCTCCAGAATCACACCACAGCCAAATCCTCAAGCTCATAGCTGACCTCTCTTCCCACCACCCTTCCCTTGCCCAACTCGCCCTTGACTCGCTCCAATCCATGTTGCCTCAACTCACCGACCCGCCGAGTCAACTCACCATTGAGTACCTAGATGCACTTGTCAACATCTCGGAGAGGCCCGTGGAGGTTGACGACTCTCTCTTCACGTCGATATGCCTGGCGGCATCGTTTCCGGTGAGGCTTTGGATGGTGAGGAATTCAGGTTGCCGGGTCATGGTTCGACCCGAGTTGTTGTACCCGGTTCTGATGGGGATGACAAAGGAGCCTTACCCATGTTTGAGGGAGGAAGCATTGGAAGCATTGGTTCGGTTGGGAGAGTGTGCAGTTTTTGAGGAGGTAAGCTTGGTGAAAGGTTGCTATGAGCGTGGTGTTCAGCTTCTAAGTGATAACGAAGATTGCGTGAGGATCTCTGCTGTTCGAGTT TTATATGTATTTCAGGTAGCTCTATGGGGCCTGATGTTAGCATCTTTTAATGTAGATACGAAGACCTATTGGTCCAACGAAGTATTTGCCATG CTCTGTTCTGTGGTGAGAGATATGAACATGAAGGTCAGGGTTGAAGTTTTTAATGGCCTTGGAAAGATGGAAATAGTATCCAAGGAACTTCTTATGCAAAGCTTGTCAAAGAGGGTTTTAGTTTTGGATCAAAGCCCAACTGAACAATTTGTGCTGCTTGCAAGTAATGTCGCTGGTGCACTAGTTCATGGGGTTGAGGATGAGTTCTTTGAG GTCCGGAAGTCTGTATGCCAGTCCTTACGCACCCTGACGGTACTCTCAGTTGAGTTTGCTCATGCAGCCTTAAACTTGTTAATGGATGTCTTGAATGATTATAAAGTGGAAGTTCGGTTCCAAGCTTTAGAAACTATGCATCACATGGCAATCAATCATTGTCTAGAGCTTCAGGAAAATTACATGCATAAG TTTCTTGATGTTCTAGAGGACAATAGTAGTGAAGTGAGATTTTCTGCCAGGAAAATAGTTCGACTAATGAAGCTAAGAAATCATTTGTTGTTCAAATCAACTATGGATGTTCTTCTAAAAAATTTAGACAGCTATCCACAG GATGAAGCTGATATATTTTCTGTTCTCTCTCATCTTGGCCGAAATCACAAGCAATTTGTAGATTTAATTGCAAATGAAATCGCTGATGAG GTAGAAGCAAGTTTTGAAGGAAATAGAGAATTTAATAGTGCAAGGATGGCTGCTCTGTTAGTCCTATCTATATCTGCTCCATTCTTGAATGCAGATGTTTGCCCTATACCAccagtaatattttcttttgcgGCTACATTTTTAAGTAGGATTTGTTGCGCCTTTAGCGATGTCATGAATCGGGACACCCTCTTGGAGTACCTTATTCAGAAAAGCAGCTCGATGGTGCAACCTGAAGTAAATATTAGTAATGGGGAAGGACAGAATCCCTTGGCCAAAGACGATGTTCAAAATGTTGCTGGCAATGAGATGATTCATTCTGAAATAACTATCAACAATGGGGAAGGACAGTTGCCTTTATCCAAATACAATGTTCAAAATGTTGCTTTGGAAATGAAGCCGCCAAATGATGTAGGCCAACATAAGCGGCCAGTGCATGATAGTGTTGTTCTAACCTACATAAATTACATCCTTGTGAAGCTCCCTAATATATGGCCAAAGGTACAATCTTGTTCTGCAAACGAAGTGCTATGTTCCTTGAG GCATTGGAAGGAAGAATTGACATCTTTGACATTTGACTCTTCTGCTCCTGCTGATGCTTCAGCATTTGCTTTATTGTATCTTAAAATAATAAAGTTGGTCGTAGAAGTCTGGGATCACTTGGTGCGAAAAACGGAGGTGGTCTCTGGAACGGTTGAATTGGAAGACAAGTTGGAAAAGCTTGACGGGAGGGCTAAAGAATTGATGAATCGTTTTATAGGTTTCTCTGCAGAAGAGGAAATCTCTGTTCTGGAGCTAATTTTGTTGACTTACACCCTCAGGCTTTGCAGATCTGAAATCTGCAGTCGCAATTTCATATTCAAGAGGATGACGATCATATACTTACGCACCGAGTCATTCCTTAAATTGAGATCAGATGTTGCTTCCGGTTTTGTAGCTGAACTTGGGAGCTTAATACGTGAAAGTAGCAACGGTGGAGCTTCCTGCAGTTCACTTGCATTTGATAACTGTCTAAAGTTGTTCTCCCCGAAGCGGTTGATGATTCGGGAAGGAATCAGACATAGAAGGGCAGAACTAAGTATTCCTAACAATTGCCCTGACTATCCTCTTCCCTTTGCACCAGGACTAACTGCTAGTATACCATGTGACATAACAATACATAACATTTCAAGCAACTGCAGAGCCTGGGTTAGAATGTGTATAAATGATGGCTTTACACAACATGTCTACTTAGATTTGCAAAGTTTTGAAGTATCTGGAGAGGTGAGAAAAATTTCTTATGCTGTGCCATATTACAGAACCCCAGAACTTGATTCTTTCAACTTGAAGGTTTGCATTGGTTTAGAATCTTTGTTTGAGAATGTTACTCCAGTCCAGGCACATGGGGGCCCAAAATGTGAACTGGTACTTCTATGTGAAGAGAAAATAGTTTATCTTTCGAGGGTCTTATAA
- the LOC112797108 gene encoding protein SIEL isoform X3 has product MVLLAMPFSNNTPESIQPISMQTFTSMMNEILNPSTPKSTVSSIFKTLIHSLLHSPESHHSQILKLIADLSSHHPSLAQLALDSLQSMLPQLTDPPSQLTIEYLDALVNISERPVEVDDSLFTSICLAASFPVRLWMVRNSGCRVMVRPELLYPVLMGMTKEPYPCLREEALEALVRLGECAVFEEVSLVKGCYERGVQLLSDNEDCVRISAVRVLYVFQVALWGLMLASFNVDTKTYWSNEVFAMLCSVVRDMNMKVRVEVFNGLGKMEIVSKELLMQSLSKRVLVLDQSPTEQFVLLASNVAGALVHGVEDEFFEVRKSVCQSLRTLTVLSVEFAHAALNLLMDVLNDYKVEVRFQALETMHHMAINHCLELQENYMHKFLDVLEDNSSEVRFSARKIVRLMKLRNHLLFKSTMDVLLKNLDSYPQDEADIFSVLSHLGRNHKQFVDLIANEIADEVEASFEGNREFNSARMAALLVLSISAPFLNADVCPIPPVIFSFAATFLSRICCAFSDVMNRDTLLEYLIQKSSSMVQPEVNISNGEGQNPLAKDDVQNVAGNEMIHSEITINNGEGQLPLSKYNVQNVALEMKPPNDVGQHKRPVHDSVVLTYINYILVKLPNIWPKVQSCSANEVLCSLRHWKEELTSLTFDSSAPADASAFALLYLKIIKLVVEVWDHLVRKTEVVSGTVELEDKLEKLDGRAKELMNRFIGFSAEEEISVLELILLTYTLRLCRSEICSRNFIFKRMTIIYLRTESFLKLRSDVASGFVAELGSLIRESSNGGASCSSLAFDNCLKLFSPKRLMIREGIRHRRAELSIPNNCPDYPLPFAPGLTASIPCDITIHNISSNCRAWVRMCINDGFTQHVYLDLQSFEVSGEVRKISYAVPYYRTPELDSFNLKVCIGLESLFENVTPVQAHGGPKCELVLLCEEKIVYLSRVL; this is encoded by the exons ATGGTTCTTCTTGCCATGCCTTTTAGC AACAACACACCAGAATCCATACAACCAATTTCCATGCAGACCTTCACTTCAATGATGAACGAAATTCTAAACCCTTCAACACCAAAAAGCACGGTTTCATCAATCTTCAAAACCCTAATCCACTCCCTCCTCCATTCTCCAGAATCACACCACAGCCAAATCCTCAAGCTCATAGCTGACCTCTCTTCCCACCACCCTTCCCTTGCCCAACTCGCCCTTGACTCGCTCCAATCCATGTTGCCTCAACTCACCGACCCGCCGAGTCAACTCACCATTGAGTACCTAGATGCACTTGTCAACATCTCGGAGAGGCCCGTGGAGGTTGACGACTCTCTCTTCACGTCGATATGCCTGGCGGCATCGTTTCCGGTGAGGCTTTGGATGGTGAGGAATTCAGGTTGCCGGGTCATGGTTCGACCCGAGTTGTTGTACCCGGTTCTGATGGGGATGACAAAGGAGCCTTACCCATGTTTGAGGGAGGAAGCATTGGAAGCATTGGTTCGGTTGGGAGAGTGTGCAGTTTTTGAGGAGGTAAGCTTGGTGAAAGGTTGCTATGAGCGTGGTGTTCAGCTTCTAAGTGATAACGAAGATTGCGTGAGGATCTCTGCTGTTCGAGTT TTATATGTATTTCAGGTAGCTCTATGGGGCCTGATGTTAGCATCTTTTAATGTAGATACGAAGACCTATTGGTCCAACGAAGTATTTGCCATG CTCTGTTCTGTGGTGAGAGATATGAACATGAAGGTCAGGGTTGAAGTTTTTAATGGCCTTGGAAAGATGGAAATAGTATCCAAGGAACTTCTTATGCAAAGCTTGTCAAAGAGGGTTTTAGTTTTGGATCAAAGCCCAACTGAACAATTTGTGCTGCTTGCAAGTAATGTCGCTGGTGCACTAGTTCATGGGGTTGAGGATGAGTTCTTTGAG GTCCGGAAGTCTGTATGCCAGTCCTTACGCACCCTGACGGTACTCTCAGTTGAGTTTGCTCATGCAGCCTTAAACTTGTTAATGGATGTCTTGAATGATTATAAAGTGGAAGTTCGGTTCCAAGCTTTAGAAACTATGCATCACATGGCAATCAATCATTGTCTAGAGCTTCAGGAAAATTACATGCATAAG TTTCTTGATGTTCTAGAGGACAATAGTAGTGAAGTGAGATTTTCTGCCAGGAAAATAGTTCGACTAATGAAGCTAAGAAATCATTTGTTGTTCAAATCAACTATGGATGTTCTTCTAAAAAATTTAGACAGCTATCCACAG GATGAAGCTGATATATTTTCTGTTCTCTCTCATCTTGGCCGAAATCACAAGCAATTTGTAGATTTAATTGCAAATGAAATCGCTGATGAG GTAGAAGCAAGTTTTGAAGGAAATAGAGAATTTAATAGTGCAAGGATGGCTGCTCTGTTAGTCCTATCTATATCTGCTCCATTCTTGAATGCAGATGTTTGCCCTATACCAccagtaatattttcttttgcgGCTACATTTTTAAGTAGGATTTGTTGCGCCTTTAGCGATGTCATGAATCGGGACACCCTCTTGGAGTACCTTATTCAGAAAAGCAGCTCGATGGTGCAACCTGAAGTAAATATTAGTAATGGGGAAGGACAGAATCCCTTGGCCAAAGACGATGTTCAAAATGTTGCTGGCAATGAGATGATTCATTCTGAAATAACTATCAACAATGGGGAAGGACAGTTGCCTTTATCCAAATACAATGTTCAAAATGTTGCTTTGGAAATGAAGCCGCCAAATGATGTAGGCCAACATAAGCGGCCAGTGCATGATAGTGTTGTTCTAACCTACATAAATTACATCCTTGTGAAGCTCCCTAATATATGGCCAAAGGTACAATCTTGTTCTGCAAACGAAGTGCTATGTTCCTTGAG GCATTGGAAGGAAGAATTGACATCTTTGACATTTGACTCTTCTGCTCCTGCTGATGCTTCAGCATTTGCTTTATTGTATCTTAAAATAATAAAGTTGGTCGTAGAAGTCTGGGATCACTTGGTGCGAAAAACGGAGGTGGTCTCTGGAACGGTTGAATTGGAAGACAAGTTGGAAAAGCTTGACGGGAGGGCTAAAGAATTGATGAATCGTTTTATAGGTTTCTCTGCAGAAGAGGAAATCTCTGTTCTGGAGCTAATTTTGTTGACTTACACCCTCAGGCTTTGCAGATCTGAAATCTGCAGTCGCAATTTCATATTCAAGAGGATGACGATCATATACTTACGCACCGAGTCATTCCTTAAATTGAGATCAGATGTTGCTTCCGGTTTTGTAGCTGAACTTGGGAGCTTAATACGTGAAAGTAGCAACGGTGGAGCTTCCTGCAGTTCACTTGCATTTGATAACTGTCTAAAGTTGTTCTCCCCGAAGCGGTTGATGATTCGGGAAGGAATCAGACATAGAAGGGCAGAACTAAGTATTCCTAACAATTGCCCTGACTATCCTCTTCCCTTTGCACCAGGACTAACTGCTAGTATACCATGTGACATAACAATACATAACATTTCAAGCAACTGCAGAGCCTGGGTTAGAATGTGTATAAATGATGGCTTTACACAACATGTCTACTTAGATTTGCAAAGTTTTGAAGTATCTGGAGAGGTGAGAAAAATTTCTTATGCTGTGCCATATTACAGAACCCCAGAACTTGATTCTTTCAACTTGAAGGTTTGCATTGGTTTAGAATCTTTGTTTGAGAATGTTACTCCAGTCCAGGCACATGGGGGCCCAAAATGTGAACTGGTACTTCTATGTGAAGAGAAAATAGTTTATCTTTCGAGGGTCTTATAA